One stretch of Roseimicrobium sp. ORNL1 DNA includes these proteins:
- a CDS encoding DUF1592 domain-containing protein → MRVVHHLCIIAGVSAMSFGAASAQGDTKPPAPSPAPQSKAQAKPEAPASTPAPAPKPAAPPQTPTATAPAPAAVAAPAPKPPTPPSPAPSPLVALPAPQLVNQFLGKYCLECHDSSLQKGDRDFESFGLPLKSVADLIATKDIIDQITLKEMPPKKADQPTDEERLAILRTLREGVVAARTKLESSGSRTVMRRLSSREYENTLATLFGRRVDTLGLTADFPKEKTSQHIDTIGKTLVTSGFLVDQYFQAANRLVETRLGKPVMEPQQWRFNGHFVQYEELQGSHKDAFNFGFLNLYEQPNTDTRQGGYGHIEDFLNGVPVAGMYDIEVEAQAKHRDTHYDPAIFGIDLSEPFILGIVPGDVTKGHIHYPQAIEPVLATKTVPDDKPTRLYFRVWLEAGQTPRFIFPNGPYESRASVITINQKYKDEFKEQIPTSLVGRAHILREGQLPHIRISEIKIKGPVTEKAGSVEEVAVFGSEGFKEERAVDQLFAFAEKAYRRPLTDSDRQPLRALYEKRLVEKATPRQAARDVVKLILCSPSFLYLSEITDESSKTLKPYDLASRLSYALWAAPPDRALLDAAKSGQLTQDAELNKQVQRMMSDEKVTAFVNGFLDSWLNMRDLGSQPPPRETNRAYYAEDLPASMKAEVSLFFRDLLKNNGSAAQFLSADYTFVDKKLAKLYELPEAKSLRLADGFKKVSLQGNTRRGGLMGMAGILTVSANGVETSPVTRGVWVSSNILGIHPPPPPDEVPAIEPDVSGATTIRERLAKHSVDKTCAECHHKIDPLGFSLEAFDPIGHWRSNYPQPKKKDAKAPVIDTTGEFPSGETYKDFAGFKQIIKDTREDLFIRHLIGEILAYSTGRLMESTDDFVIQDIHEKAKKQGLGLRTILVECLTSEIFRSR, encoded by the coding sequence ATGCGCGTCGTTCATCATCTCTGCATCATCGCCGGAGTGTCGGCGATGTCGTTCGGTGCCGCGAGTGCTCAAGGTGACACGAAGCCACCAGCTCCGTCACCCGCCCCACAGTCGAAGGCGCAAGCGAAACCGGAAGCGCCTGCGTCCACACCTGCGCCTGCTCCCAAGCCCGCAGCCCCGCCCCAGACTCCCACTGCCACCGCGCCCGCTCCTGCTGCGGTGGCTGCACCTGCGCCCAAACCTCCAACTCCGCCGAGCCCGGCTCCCAGTCCGCTGGTCGCCCTTCCGGCACCGCAACTGGTGAATCAGTTCCTGGGCAAGTACTGCCTGGAGTGCCATGACTCCAGCCTTCAGAAGGGCGACCGGGATTTCGAATCCTTCGGCCTGCCCCTGAAGTCTGTTGCCGATCTCATCGCGACCAAGGACATCATCGATCAGATCACGCTGAAGGAGATGCCGCCGAAGAAGGCGGACCAGCCGACCGATGAGGAGCGGCTGGCCATCTTGCGGACGCTGCGTGAAGGCGTCGTGGCAGCGCGCACCAAACTGGAGAGTTCCGGTTCACGCACCGTGATGCGGCGGCTTTCGAGCCGCGAGTATGAGAATACCCTCGCGACGCTCTTCGGTCGCAGGGTGGATACGCTGGGGCTCACGGCCGATTTCCCGAAGGAGAAAACCAGCCAGCACATCGATACCATTGGCAAGACCCTGGTGACCTCAGGCTTCCTCGTGGACCAGTACTTCCAGGCGGCGAACCGTCTGGTGGAGACACGCCTTGGCAAGCCCGTGATGGAGCCGCAGCAGTGGCGCTTCAACGGCCACTTCGTCCAGTACGAGGAACTCCAGGGCTCGCACAAGGACGCCTTCAACTTTGGCTTCCTGAATCTCTACGAACAGCCCAACACCGACACTCGCCAGGGCGGCTACGGCCACATCGAGGACTTCCTGAACGGCGTGCCCGTGGCCGGGATGTACGATATCGAAGTGGAGGCGCAGGCGAAGCACCGGGACACGCACTATGATCCCGCGATCTTTGGCATCGACCTCTCGGAGCCCTTCATTCTGGGCATCGTGCCGGGAGATGTGACTAAGGGACACATCCACTACCCGCAGGCCATCGAGCCCGTGCTCGCGACGAAGACCGTGCCTGATGACAAGCCGACGCGGCTCTATTTCCGCGTGTGGCTGGAAGCGGGTCAGACACCGCGGTTCATCTTCCCAAACGGCCCGTATGAATCGCGCGCTTCGGTGATCACGATCAACCAGAAGTACAAAGACGAGTTCAAGGAACAGATTCCGACCTCTCTGGTGGGCCGCGCACACATCTTGAGAGAAGGCCAGCTGCCGCACATCCGCATCAGCGAGATTAAGATCAAAGGACCGGTGACAGAGAAAGCCGGTAGTGTGGAGGAAGTCGCGGTCTTCGGCAGTGAAGGTTTCAAGGAAGAGCGTGCGGTGGATCAGCTCTTTGCCTTCGCGGAAAAGGCCTATCGCCGGCCGCTGACCGACAGCGACCGCCAGCCGCTCCGCGCCCTCTACGAAAAGCGCCTGGTTGAAAAGGCCACGCCTCGACAGGCTGCAAGGGATGTAGTGAAGCTCATCCTGTGCTCGCCATCCTTCCTCTATCTCAGCGAGATCACCGATGAATCCTCGAAGACGCTGAAGCCCTACGATCTCGCCTCGCGCCTTTCTTATGCCCTCTGGGCAGCGCCCCCGGATCGCGCCTTGCTCGATGCTGCCAAGTCCGGTCAATTGACCCAGGATGCCGAGCTGAACAAGCAGGTGCAGCGCATGATGTCCGATGAAAAGGTCACTGCGTTCGTGAACGGTTTCCTCGATAGCTGGCTGAACATGCGCGACCTGGGCAGCCAGCCTCCGCCGCGCGAGACGAATCGCGCCTACTACGCGGAGGATCTGCCGGCATCCATGAAGGCGGAAGTAAGTCTCTTCTTCCGCGACCTCCTCAAGAACAATGGTTCCGCGGCGCAGTTCCTCAGTGCGGACTACACCTTCGTGGACAAGAAGCTCGCCAAGCTCTACGAACTGCCCGAAGCAAAGTCGCTGCGCCTGGCTGATGGCTTCAAGAAGGTGAGCCTGCAGGGCAATACGCGTCGAGGTGGTCTGATGGGCATGGCGGGCATCCTCACGGTCAGTGCCAACGGGGTGGAGACCTCGCCCGTCACTCGTGGCGTATGGGTCAGTTCGAACATCCTCGGCATCCATCCGCCCCCACCTCCGGACGAAGTTCCCGCCATCGAACCCGATGTCTCAGGTGCCACCACCATCCGCGAGCGCCTTGCCAAGCACAGCGTCGACAAGACCTGCGCGGAGTGTCATCACAAGATCGATCCTCTCGGTTTCAGCCTGGAGGCCTTTGACCCCATTGGTCACTGGCGCAGCAACTATCCCCAACCCAAGAAGAAGGATGCCAAGGCACCCGTGATCGATACCACCGGCGAGTTCCCTTCCGGGGAGACTTATAAGGACTTTGCTGGCTTCAAGCAGATCATCAAAGACACCCGCGAAGACCTCTTCATCCGCCACCTCATCGGTGAGATCCTCGCCTACAGCACCGGTCGTCTTATGGAGTCCACGGATGACTTCGTGATTCAGGACATCCATGAGAAGGCAAAGAAGCA
- a CDS encoding ABC transporter ATP-binding protein produces the protein MENSSSGPATKPVQPKTQGTPKLAPAALLWSLMQGFRSQYALAIAALLVFTAINYLIPLVGSATIDFALTSGVLPGVTAAKAAPEAELSGLLVSWMGGPELVRAHLWLPALVMVGLTVLAGIFSYLKGRFAAQASDGIVRRLKDRLYDHLQRLPTRYHDHAETGDLIQRCTSDVETLRLALSTQVVDISNAILLLLTALPVMLLLDGRMTALSLVLVVPIVLFGYIYVGRVKHLFREVDEAEGQVTRVVQENLTGLRVVRAFARQSFEIDKFAAPNKLYRDRSLRLLRLMAWYWSTSDLIVLIQQGIVLIAGAWFISQGTLTVGTLFAFIMFLNMLLWPVRQMGRTLTDLGKATVALNRMGEILSEPEESKPEPAGVHPEPFRGGIEARDLVFDHDGKSAALNGISFTVRPGETLAILGPSGSGKSTIMHLLLRLYDYRSGSIHLDGQELTTLDRQWVRSQFSVVMQEPFLFSKTIGENIRLGRDGAAKEEIQEAARLADIHDTINTFSADYGTLVGERGVTLSGGQRQRVALARALLRETPVLLLDDALSAVDAETEANILHALLSRHGQRTTLVIAHRLSTLAHADRVIVLDKGRIIQEGRPEDLLKQEGLYRRLWTIQNAAQEEILEDERLATAAPAATTAPTSTPFPASR, from the coding sequence ATGGAAAATTCATCCAGTGGCCCGGCCACGAAGCCTGTCCAACCGAAAACGCAAGGAACTCCCAAGCTGGCACCTGCGGCTCTGCTCTGGAGCCTCATGCAAGGTTTCCGCAGCCAGTATGCGCTGGCCATTGCTGCGTTGCTGGTCTTCACGGCTATCAACTACCTCATCCCGCTCGTGGGCAGTGCGACGATCGACTTTGCCCTGACTTCCGGGGTGCTGCCCGGAGTGACGGCGGCCAAGGCGGCGCCGGAGGCGGAGCTCTCGGGCCTGTTGGTCTCCTGGATGGGTGGGCCGGAACTCGTGCGCGCCCATCTGTGGTTGCCGGCGCTCGTCATGGTGGGGCTGACGGTGCTTGCTGGCATCTTCAGCTACCTGAAGGGCAGGTTTGCCGCGCAGGCCTCGGATGGCATTGTCCGGCGGCTGAAGGACCGGCTGTATGACCATCTGCAGCGCTTGCCCACGCGGTACCATGACCACGCCGAGACAGGCGATCTGATCCAGCGCTGCACCTCGGATGTGGAAACCCTGCGCCTGGCACTCTCCACCCAGGTGGTGGACATCAGCAATGCCATCCTGCTGCTGCTCACGGCCCTGCCGGTGATGCTGCTGCTGGATGGCCGCATGACAGCGCTCTCCCTCGTCCTTGTGGTGCCGATCGTGCTCTTCGGCTACATCTATGTAGGGCGGGTGAAACACCTTTTCCGCGAAGTGGATGAGGCAGAAGGCCAGGTGACTCGCGTGGTGCAGGAGAACCTGACCGGCCTGCGCGTGGTGCGGGCTTTTGCGCGACAGAGCTTTGAGATCGACAAGTTTGCAGCACCCAACAAGCTCTATCGGGATCGGAGCCTGCGCCTGTTGCGCCTCATGGCGTGGTACTGGTCCACCTCCGATCTCATTGTGCTCATCCAGCAGGGCATCGTCCTCATTGCCGGGGCGTGGTTCATCTCCCAGGGGACGCTGACCGTGGGCACGTTGTTCGCCTTCATCATGTTCCTGAACATGCTCCTCTGGCCGGTGCGCCAGATGGGACGCACGCTCACGGATCTGGGCAAGGCCACCGTGGCACTGAACCGCATGGGCGAGATCCTCAGCGAGCCGGAGGAAAGCAAGCCGGAGCCCGCCGGAGTGCATCCCGAGCCCTTCCGGGGCGGGATCGAGGCGCGGGATCTGGTGTTCGACCACGATGGCAAGAGCGCGGCGCTGAACGGTATCAGCTTCACGGTGCGGCCGGGTGAAACGCTGGCGATCCTGGGACCCTCGGGTTCCGGGAAATCCACCATCATGCACCTGCTGCTGCGGCTCTATGACTATCGCTCCGGCTCCATCCACCTCGATGGTCAGGAACTCACCACGCTGGATCGCCAGTGGGTGCGTTCGCAGTTCAGCGTGGTGATGCAGGAGCCCTTCCTGTTCTCCAAGACGATCGGCGAGAACATCCGCCTGGGACGCGATGGCGCGGCCAAGGAGGAAATCCAGGAGGCGGCGAGACTGGCGGACATCCACGATACCATCAACACCTTCTCCGCCGACTATGGAACCCTGGTAGGTGAGCGCGGAGTCACGCTCTCTGGTGGTCAGCGTCAGCGTGTGGCCCTGGCTCGCGCTCTCTTGCGGGAAACGCCGGTGCTGCTGCTGGACGATGCGCTGAGCGCGGTGGATGCGGAGACGGAGGCCAATATCCTGCACGCGCTGCTCAGCCGCCACGGCCAGCGCACCACGCTGGTGATCGCCCACAGGCTCTCCACCCTGGCCCATGCTGACCGCGTCATCGTGCTCGACAAGGGCCGCATCATCCAGGAAGGCCGCCCCGAGGACCTTCTGAAACAAGAGGGGCTCTATCGACGCCTCTGGACCATTCAAAACGCGGCCCAGGAAGAGATCCTCGAAGACGAGCGACTCGCCACAGCCGCCCCCGCAGCCACTACTGCCCCGACCTCAACTCCTTTCCCTGCCAGCCGATGA
- a CDS encoding DUF1552 domain-containing protein, protein MNRRRFILQSLGATLALPGLTSLKAEAVGGTAAVQMAKGAGMGARRFVAIGNLLGFQVKQLFPTTAGAAYEKTTLLEPIWDNRSQMTVYRGLDHGVKGGHFAVHSFLSGVLNSEAQNRPDGNVTIDQYLAEEVGFETRFPSLTVGSEGGIHGGCQIAWTKSGVRVPPTTNPAELFEKLFISDSTERQNRRVQENQVQSSILDSVREEANRLSRQVNKEDKDKLDEYLTSVRDVEKRLELRKRWTTQPKPAAPFDKPANRNAVEDLPLLYELIALALQSDSTRIATLEIGGDFMPQHLGIKKDYHGLSHHGNDPESIAALITLEKYQLEHFGKFVTRLSKLNDGDRTLLDSTTVLFGSGMGDGNSHKNSDLPIILAGGGYKHGEYRQVSREGPNKVPLCNLFVDIAQKMGVETDHFGSSTGRFA, encoded by the coding sequence ATGAATCGCCGTCGTTTCATTCTCCAATCCCTCGGTGCCACGCTCGCACTGCCAGGTCTCACTTCGCTCAAAGCCGAAGCTGTGGGGGGCACTGCTGCCGTCCAGATGGCCAAGGGCGCAGGCATGGGAGCCCGTCGGTTTGTGGCGATTGGCAACCTGCTCGGGTTTCAGGTGAAACAGCTGTTCCCGACCACCGCGGGCGCGGCGTACGAGAAGACGACCCTGTTGGAGCCCATCTGGGACAACCGCAGTCAGATGACGGTCTATCGTGGACTGGACCACGGCGTGAAGGGCGGGCACTTCGCAGTGCACTCCTTCCTGTCCGGCGTGTTGAATTCGGAGGCGCAGAATCGCCCCGATGGCAATGTGACCATCGACCAGTACCTCGCGGAAGAGGTAGGATTTGAGACGCGCTTCCCCTCGCTAACCGTGGGTTCCGAAGGCGGCATCCATGGTGGCTGCCAGATCGCGTGGACGAAGTCTGGCGTACGCGTACCGCCCACTACGAACCCGGCGGAACTGTTTGAGAAACTCTTCATCAGCGACTCGACGGAACGTCAAAACCGCCGTGTGCAGGAGAATCAAGTGCAGTCCTCCATTCTGGACTCCGTGAGAGAAGAGGCGAATCGCCTCTCCCGACAGGTGAACAAGGAGGACAAGGACAAGCTCGACGAGTACCTCACCTCCGTGCGTGATGTGGAGAAGCGCCTTGAACTCCGGAAGCGCTGGACCACGCAGCCCAAGCCAGCCGCGCCTTTTGACAAGCCGGCGAACCGCAACGCCGTGGAAGACCTACCGCTGCTGTATGAGCTGATCGCGCTCGCCCTGCAGTCCGACAGCACGCGCATCGCCACGCTGGAGATCGGCGGCGACTTCATGCCGCAGCACCTGGGCATCAAGAAGGACTACCACGGTCTGTCGCACCACGGCAACGACCCCGAGTCGATCGCGGCCCTCATCACGCTGGAGAAGTACCAGCTCGAGCACTTCGGCAAATTTGTCACCCGCCTGTCCAAGTTGAACGACGGCGACCGCACCCTGCTGGACTCCACCACGGTACTCTTCGGCAGCGGCATGGGAGACGGCAACTCGCACAAGAACTCGGACCTTCCCATCATCCTCGCAGGTGGTGGCTACAAGCATGGCGAGTACCGCCAGGTGTCGCGTGAAGGCCCCAACAAGGTGCCGCTTTGCAATCTCTTCGTGGATATCGCGCAGAAGATGGGCGTGGAAACCGATCACTTCGGCAGCAGCACCGGTCGTTTCGCCTGA